The window GAAACTCATCTTACGCGTATTACTAACCGCTCTTGCAGTCGTTATTTTAGCTAAAATCTTAGGAGGCATATCAGTAGACAGCTATGCTACTGCAATAATCGTTGCGGTGGTATTAGGACTGTTAAACTATATCGTAAAGCCTATCCTGATCATATTCACCCTCCCGGTCACCATTCTTACCCTGGGTCTATTCCTGCTGATTATCAATGCCATTATTATAATTCTTGCAGACAAACTTGTAAGTGGTTTCGATGTGTCCAACATATGGTGGGCATTATTGTTTAGCTTATTACTTTCATTTTTACAATCCATCCTGTTTTCCATTTTAAAAGAAGACAAATAAATTAACATATCATTTGAAATTCAGCCAGTTAAAAAGTTGCTCAGCTTTTTAAAATGTTATACTTTTGCACACCGTTTTAAGCGACTAAATTATATTTTAAAAATGAACATTACTAGAGAGCACATTGATGAGCTGAATGCGATTGTAAAAGTTGACATAGCAAAAGAAGACTATAGCGATAACG of the Zhouia spongiae genome contains:
- a CDS encoding phage holin family protein — protein: MKLILRVLLTALAVVILAKILGGISVDSYATAIIVAVVLGLLNYIVKPILIIFTLPVTILTLGLFLLIINAIIIILADKLVSGFDVSNIWWALLFSLLLSFLQSILFSILKEDK